One window of the Populus nigra chromosome 4, ddPopNigr1.1, whole genome shotgun sequence genome contains the following:
- the LOC133690576 gene encoding uncharacterized protein LOC133690576, translating into MSRITKWELEKTKVKVVFRLQFHATQIPQSGWDKLFISFIPADSGKATGKTTKANVRNGTCKWADPIYETTRLLQDVKTKQYDEKLYKLVISMGSSRSSVLGEATINLADYADALKPSVVALPLHGSDSGTSLHVTVQLLTSKTGFREFEQQREHRERGLQTNQNSPNESSGGKVSSSEEINNDQMDKVNIRVRFKDKSKDLASLKQEVGSNEEYADSAAGFDGSSNTSESLYAEKHDTSSTHEIDRLKSTVSGDLAGLSLSQVPQLEKGDLSDHQFSEQGTNDWVHAWSSDYHAANDLAAAYEVNGRLRGSLEVAESSILELRQEVSSLQGHADEIGYEAQKFAKQLASEIASGEEMTKEVSMLKSECSKLKNELEQLKVSQLSPPFSSRNATEPKQDHRFQDLQLRWLNGLLPMEDKIKELKNKACLGYHESDFSFLRSDIEELLSVLQNLKQATGLPISSIYLVPSEGSSLKEIREMGVHKNGQFVSESGFDVDSYQPELGMLHCLNIPGLVSHETDSINTTNAMNGKIFELLRELDESKAERESLAKKMDQMECYYEALVQELEENQRQMLGELQNLRNEHATCLYTVSSTKAEMETMRLDLNDQLSRLVEDKHDLDSLNKELERRAVTAEAALRRARLNYSIAVDQLQRDLELLSVQVLSMFETNENLIRQAFVDSSQSGFEGNPVTTESQRSDSREVHMGKLFQFQNQFVGTKKQQLGCDILLDDLKRSLHLQEGLYRKVEEEACEMHFANLYLDVLSKALQETLLEASDDVKCMKEKINELVRQLELSTELKGLLSQKLHSALDDVHALKEHRATCIAKCNEMAQQNQVLETNLQNVTCKNHLLLQKIAEWESQVMHYRSYESMYDICAAEKTELACLLEKKTLENCGLQNDIFSLQEKLKTFRSEFDDLASVKEKLQDLVNFMESKLQNLLASYDKSINGMPSSESGYQDLESMDLTGVMMQLEELQHNSCNKILQLREEKKGLVHERDIAQVSIAAAKSELASLKQKLECDMRNMVDKLDVSNALVQKLQLDIEGIAYKLKVSSEVEEKCAQQHNELFSDFDHLAVQLKELISKNRDLGHEILALDSVASELDKTKLTAAELMKENQALMASIRNKNEVSSRIAYELESLKGSFRSLHDENQSLMVSSQDKEESAQLASELSNLKDSIKTLHDENQVLMETIRNKTEEDANLASEINSLKENLRFLHDENRALIASSQDKEEVSSKLALELNSLKESLQSLHGEKQTLMTSSRDKTEEASKLASELDTLKESLQSLCDENQGLMACLQDKTEESAKLALELNSLRECLQSLQDEKQALMVSLQDKTEESAQLASDMISLRASLRSLNDELHDEISLREGLQSTVTDLTSQLNEKQCQLLQFDLHESELTHLKHLVSGLESEKSRVCQLLLQSEECLKNAHEEASTLKSQLSEMHKSLIAADVQFIFAKTQYEGGVEVLLQKLNSSDGHFAQLQKKHIDMEIILNHCHASETQYIEENARLMTNVNSVQSELEASIAESRLLVETKRDELEGFKNNSQNVVLSYIEDKAQHSKEFEKLKCLLVTSEEEIDNLVFSKVELEVKFLVLEAKLDEQKAHIITLEGYYDELVMLQKHCNELNQRLSDQILKTEEFRNLSIHLKELKDKADAECIQAREKREPEGPPVAMQESLRIAFIREQCETRLQEQKQQLSISKKHSEEMLWKLQDAIDEIENRKKSEASHLKKNEELGMRILELEAELQSVLSDKREKVNAYDLMKAEMECSLISLECCKEEKQKLEAALEECNKERSKIAVELASMKELLENSKSQVDIQAEQNDGSCKVDCLSFDESVIRNSSDKNSIIDASSYERKRVHTVPLNGPTGDPNQKCLGRHSSRNCEEAEYAFPASFDRADHSSTLMNGQPEQDVRVSCGVNGLKSSALINQDRLLHIDMKHLAIINDHFRAESLKSSMDHLSNQLERMKNENSLLLQDDNDFDQKFPGLQSEFMKLQKANEELGTMFPLFNEFSGCGNALERVLALEIELAEALQAKKRSSILFQSSFLKQHSDEEAIFKSFRDINELIKDMLELKGRYTTVETELKEMHDRYSQLSLQFAEVEGERQKLMMTLKNARHQRKPYT; encoded by the exons ATGTCGAGGATTACCAAGTGGGAGCTCGAGAAGACTAAAGTGAAAGTTGTCTTTCGGCTGCAGTTCCATGCTACACAG ATTCCTCAATCAGGATGGGATAAGCTTTTTATATCTTTCATTCCTGCTGATTCTGGAAAAGCAACTGGAAAAACAACCAAAGCTAATGTAAGAAACGGGACCTGCAAATGGGCAGATCCTATCTACGAGACCACAAGACTTCTCCAAGACGTTAAAACCAAGCAATACGATGAAAAGCTCTATAAGCTTGTTATATCAATG GGTTCATCACGGTCTAGTGTCCTTGGGGAGGCTACCATCAACCTTGCTGATTATGCCGATGCATTAAAACCATCTGTTGTTGCCCTGCCTCTTCATGGATCTGATTCTGGAACTTCTTTGCAT GTCACTGTACAGCTGCTCACTTCAAAAACTGGTTTCCG ggAGTTTGAGCAGCAGAGGGAACACAGAGAAAGGGGATTGCAGACTAACCAAAATAGTCCCAATGAATCCTCTGGTGGAAAAGTATCATCTTCTGAAGAGATTAACAATGATCAGATGGATAAG GTAAATATCAGAGTTAGATTTAAAGACAAATCTAAAGACCTTGCTTCACTGAAACAAGAGGTGGGGTCAAACGAAGAATATGCAGACTCAGCTGCTGGCTTTGATGGCTCTTCCAATACTTCAGAGAGTTTATATGCAGAGAAGCATGATACTTCCAGTACACATGAAATTGATCGCCTTAAGAGCACTGTCTCTGGTGACTTAGCTGGACTTTCCCTTAGCCAGGTTCCTCAGCTGGAGAAAGGGGATCTTTCTGATCATCAATTTTCGGAACAGGGAACGAATGATTGGGTTCATGCCTGGAGTTCAGACTACCATGCAGCTAATGACTTGGCAGCTGCATATGAAGTGAATGGTAGACTTAGAGGAAGCTTGGAAGTGGCGGAGTCATCTATTCTTGAGCTTAGACAGGAGGTAAGCTCCTTACAGGGTCATGCTGATGAAATAGGTTATGAAGCCCAAAAATTTGCCAAGCAACTTGCTTCTGAGATTGCTTCTGGAGAAGAGATGACCAAAGAGGTGTCCATGTTGAAGTCGGAGTGTTCAAAGTTGAAAAATGAACTTGAACAGCTAAAGGTTTCTCAGTTATCCCCTCCATTTAGCAGCAGAAATGCTACAGAGCCCAAGCAGGATCACAGATTTCAAGATCTGCAGCTCAGATGGCTAAATGGGCTTTTACCCATGGAAGATAAGATAAAAGAGCTTAAAAATAAGGCATGCTTGGGATACCATGAAAGCGATTTCAGTTTCCTTCGTTCAGACATAGAGGAGTTGCTCAGTGTGCTGCAGAATCTCAAGCAGGCAACAGGGCTGCCAATTTCCAGCATCTACTTGGTACCTTCTGAAGGATCTAGCCTGAAGGAGATCCGAGAAATGGGTGTACATAAAAATGGCCAGTTTGTAAGTGAATCAGGGTTTGATGTTGACTCGTATCAACCAGAACTAGGCATGCTTCATTGTCTTAATATTCCTGGACTGGTGTCTCATGAGACTGACTCTATAAATACTACCAACGCAATGAATGGAAAAATATTTGAACTTCTGAGGGAGTTGGATGAATCAAAAGCTGAACGAGAGAGCCTTGCGAAGAAAATGGACCAGATGGAGTGTTACTATGAAGCTCTTGTCCAGGAGCTTGAGGAAAATCAGAGGCAGATGCTGGGGGAGTTGCAGAATCTCAGAAATGAGCATGCTACTTGCTTGTATACAGTTTCATCCACAAAGGCAGAGATGGAGACAATGCGCCTAGATCTGAATGATCAGCTATCAAGACTTGTTGAAGACAAACATGATTTGGATTCTCTGAACAAGGAGCTTGAAAGAAGGGCTGTTACTGCAGAGGCAGCGCTCAGAAGGGCACGCCTGAATTATTCTATTGCTGTCGACCAGTTACAAAGGGACTTGGAACTGCTCTCAGTCCAGGTTTTGTCTATGTTTGAAACTAATGAGAACCTCATCCGGCAAGCTTTTGTAGATTCTTCACAATCAGGCTTCGAAGGAAACCCGGTAACCACGGAGAGCCAGAGATCTGATTCAAGGGAAGTTCATATGGGGAAGCTCTTTCAGTTCCAAAATCAGTTTGTTGGGACAAAGAAACAGCAGTTGGGTTGTGATATTCTTTTAGATGACTTAAAAAGATCACTACATTTGCAGGAAGGGCTTTACAGGAAGGTTGAAGAAGAAGCTTGTGAAATGCATTTTGCAAATCTATACTTGGATGTACTTTCAAAGGCTCTACAAGAAACTTTGCTTGAAGCCAGTGATGATGTCAAATGtatgaaagagaaaataaatgaacTTGTGCGGCAGCTAGAGCTTTCAACCGAGTTGAAGGGGTTATTATCACAAAAGCTGCACTCTGCATTGGATGATGTTCATGCCTTAAAAGAGCACAGGGCTACTTGCATTGCCAAGTGCAATGAGATGGCTCAACAAAACCAAGTTTTGGAAACAAATTTGCAAAATGTCACCTGCAAAAATCACCTTCTCTTGCAGAAGATTGCCGAATGGGAGTCTCAAGTGATGCACTACAGAAGTTATGAGAGCATGTATGATATTTGTGCTGCAGAGAAAACAGAGTTGGCATGTTTATTGgagaaaaaaaccctagaaaattgTGGTCTTCAAAATGACATCTTTTCTTTGCAGGAAAAGTTGAAAACTTTCAGAAGTGAATTTGATGATCTGGCTTCTGTGAAGGAAAAACTGCAGGATTTAGTCAATTTCATGGAGAGTAAGTTGCAGAACTTGCTGGCATCCTATGACAAAAGTATCAATGGAATGCCTTCTAGTGAATCTGGCTATCAGGATTTAGAGTCCATGGATTTAACTGGTGTCATGATGCAACTGGAAGAGCTTCAGCATAATTCTTGCAATAAGATTCTCCAGCTCAGGGAAGAGAAGAAAGGTCTGGTTCATGAGAGAGATATTGCACAAGTGTCCATTGCTGCAGCTAAATCAGAGCTTGCATCGTTGAAACAGAAGCTTGAATGTGATATGAGGAACATGGTGGATAAATTAGATGTGTCGAATGCTTTGGTGCAGAAGCTTCAGTTGGACATTGAGGGTATTGCTTACAAACTCAAGGTTAGCTCTGAAGTCGAAGAAAAATGTGCACAGCAGCACAATGAActtttttctgattttgatCATTTGGCAGTTCAGTTGAAAGAACTTATTTCTAAAAACAGGGACCTTGGTCACGAAATCTTGGCATTAGATAGTGTCGCTAGTGAACTTGATAAAACTAAGCTGACTGCAGCAGAActtatgaaagaaaatcaagcattGATGGCATCTATACGGAATAAAAATGAGGTGTCCTCCAGGATTGCATACGAACTCGAGAGTTTGAAAGGAAGTTTTCGATCTCTGCATGATGAAAACCAATCTTTAATGGTATCTTCTCAAGATAAGGAGGAGTCTGCTCAGCTGGCTTCAGAGTTGAGCAACTTGAAAGATAGCATCAAAACCCTGCATGATGAAAACCAAGTTCTGATGGAAACTATACGGAATAAAACTGAGGAAGATGCCAACCTTGCATCAGAAATAAAtagtttgaaagaaaatttgCGATTTCTGCACGATGAAAACCGAGCTTTGATAGCATCTTCACAGGATAAAGAGGAGGTCTCTTCCAAGCTTGCATTGGAGCTAAACAGTTTGAAAGAAAGTTTGCAATCTCTGCATGGTGAAAAACAAACTTTGATGACATCTTCACGGGATAAAACCGAGGAAGCTTCCAAACTTGCATCAGAGCTTGACACTTTGAAGGAGAGTTTGCAATCTTTGTGTGATGAAAACCAAGGTTTGATGGCATGTTTGCAGGATAAGACAGAGGAATCTGCCAAGCTTGCATTGGAGCTAAACAGTTTGAGAGAATGCCTGCAATCTTTGCAAGATGAAAAGCAAGCTTTGATGGTGTCTTTGCAGGATAAAACTGAGGAGTCTGCCCAACTCGCTTCAGATATGATCAGTTTGAGAGCGAGTTTGCGATCTCTGAATGATGAACTGCATGATGAGATAAGCTTGCGAGAGGGGTTACAGAGTACAGTAACAGATCTAACTTCCCAATTAAATGAGAAGCAGTGCCAGTTGCTCCAATTTGATCTCCACGAGTCTGAATTGACTCATCTTAAACACTTGGTGTCGGGTCTAGAATCTGAGAAATCAAGAGTTTGCCAACTTTTGTTGCAGTCGGAGGAATGTCTTAAAAATGCTCATGAAGAAGCTTCCACTCTCAAATCTCAGTTATCTGAGATGCACAAATCTCTAATAGCTGCCGATGTTCAATTCATTTTTGCGAAGACTCAATACGAGGGTGGAGTTGAAGTGCTTCTTCAGAAACTGAACTCCTCAGATGGACACTTTGCCCAACTTCAGAAGAAGCATATTGACATGGAAATCATCCTTAATCACTGTCATGCAAGTGAAACACAATACATTGAAGAGAATGCAAGGCTGATGACAAATGTCAACTCTGTTCAGTCTGAGCTAGAGGCTTCTATTGCTGAAAGCAGGTTACTTGTCGAGACAAAAAGAGATGAGCTCGAGGGATTCAAAAATAATTCTCAAAATGTTGTGCTTAGTTATATTGAGGATAAAGCTCAGCATTCTAAAGAGTTTGAAAAGCTGAAGTGCTTGTTGGTGACATCTGAAGAAGAGATTGATAATCTGGTGTTCTCTAAGGTTGAGCTGGAAGTAAAATTTCTAGTACTTGAAGCAAAATTAGATGAACAGAAAGCTCATATCATCACCCTTGAAGGATACTATGATGAATTAGTGATGCTGCAGAAGCACTGCAATGAGCTGAACCAGAGGCTTTCTGATCAGATTTTGAAGACCGAAGAATTCAGAAACTTGTCTATCCATTTGAAAGAGCTCAAAGACAAAGCTGATGCTGAATGTATCCAGGCCCGTGAAAAAAGAGAACCTGAAGGACCGCCAGTTGCCATGCAAGAGTCCTTGAGAATTGCATTTATCAGAGAGCAGTGCGAAACAAGGCTGCAAGAACAGAAGCAGCAGCTGTCCATCTCCAAAAAACACAGTGAAGAGATGCTATGGAAATTACAAGATGccattgatgaaattgagaataGGAAGAAATCTGAAGCTTCTCAtctgaagaaaaatgaagaactgGGAATGAGAATCTTGGAATTGGAGGCTGAGTTACAATCTGTTCTTTCTGACAAACGTGAAAAAGTGAATGCTTATGACCTGATGAAGGCTGAAATGGAATGCTCATTAATAAGTCTTGAGTGCtgcaaggaagaaaaacaaaaacttgaagCTGCCTTGGAAGAATGCAACAAGGAGAGGTCAAAAATTGCTGTTGAACTTGCTTCGATGAAAGAATTGCTAGAGAATTCCAAATCACAAGTGGACATACAAGCAGAACAAAATGATGGATCTTGCAAAGTGGATTGCTTGTCTTTTGATGAGTCAGTTATCAGAAATTCCAGCGACAAAAACTCAATCATTGATGCTTCAagctatgaaagaaaaagagtacACACGGTCCCTTTGAATGGTCCAACAGGGGATCCAAACCAGAAGTGTTTGGGAAGGCATAGTTCAAGGAACTGTGAAGAAGCAGAATATGCATTCCCTGCCTCTTTTGACAGAGCTGACCATTCAAGCACCCTCATGAATGGGCAACCTGAGCAG GATGTTCGTGTATCTTGTGGTGTAAATGGGCTGAAAAGTTCTGCGCTCATAAATCAAGACAGGTTGCTGCATATTGACAT